In one Andrena cerasifolii isolate SP2316 chromosome 2, iyAndCera1_principal, whole genome shotgun sequence genomic region, the following are encoded:
- the LOC143365988 gene encoding small ribosomal subunit protein eS19 — protein MPSVTLKDVDQHKFVKAFAAFLKKTGKMRVPEWVDIVKSARFKELAPYDPDWYYIRCAALVRHIYIRSPIGVGAVTKIFGGRKRNGTHPSHFCRSAGGVARKALQSLEQLKLIEKAPLGGRKLTSQGRRDLDRIAAQVKAKSKKQLKLQETLVL, from the exons ATGCCTTCCGTAACGCTGAAAGACGTTGACCAACACAAGTTCGTGAAGGCTTTTGCCGCGTTCTTGAAAAA GACTGGCAAAATGCGGGTGCCAGAATGGGTGGACATTGTGAAATCCGCACGTTTCAAGGAACTTGCTCCATATGATCCAGACTGGTACTACATTAGGTGTGCTGCCTTAGTCCGTCACATTTACATCCGTAGCCCAATTGGAGTGGGCGCGGTGACAAAAATTTTTGGAGGGCGCAAACGCAACGGTACCCACCCCAGCCACTTCTGCAGATCCGCGGGCGGTGTGGCTCGTAAAGCTCTTCAGAGCTTGGAACAGCTGAAACTCATCGAAAAGGCTCCACTGGGTGGGCGCAAGCTCACGAGTCAAGGTCGTAGAGATTTAGATCGCATTGCGGCGCAGGTTAAAGCAAAAAGCAAAAAACAACTTAAATTACAAGAGACACTTGTcctttaa
- the LOC143365982 gene encoding persulfide dioxygenase ETHE1, mitochondrial — protein sequence MVNMSTLLKDLCQRYMTSSFAKRSSITSKSYTTMTALTEPIPFSKDFLFRQMFDPVSSTYTYLLADIGDKTSILIDPVIEWAERDKNVIQELGLTLKYAINTHMHADHITGTGRLKSLLPGCQSMISRTSGAMADIHLNPNDQVRFGRHHLRVLPTPGHTEGCITYVCDEQGIAFTGDALLIRGCGRTDFQGGSAEVLYKSVHTKIFMLPPNYKLYPAHDYNGRTVTTVAEEKAFNPRLTKSLNEFVDIMSNLNLPRPKMIDKAVPANKVCGLYEVNEKP from the exons ATGGTTAACATGAGTACATTGCTGAAAGATTTGTGCCAGAGATATATGACATCATCGTTTGCTAAACGTAGTTCGATCACCAGCAAGAGTTATACAACAATGACAGCGTTAACAGAACCGATTCCTTTCTCAAAAGATTTTCTCTTCCGTCAA ATGTTTGATCCCGTCTCCAGTACATACACTTATCTGTTGGCTGACATTGGCGATAAGACATCGATCTTAATTGATCCTGTCATTGAATGGGCAGAACGCGATAAAAATGTTATTCAGGAACTGGGATTAACGTTGAAATACGCTA TAAACACGCATATGCACGCTGATCATATCACCGGAACAGGAAGGTTGAAGTCATTGTTACCTGGTTGCCAGTCGATGATATCACGTACCAGCGGGGCTATGGCTGATATACACTTGAATCCTAATGATCAAGTAAGGTTTGGCAGACACCACTTGCGGGTACTTCCTACTCCTGGTCATACCGAAG GCTGCATTACTTACGTCTGCGACGAGCAAGGCATCGCTTTCACAGGCGATGCCCTTTTAATACGCGGATGTGGTAGAACCGACTTTCAG GGCGGCTCCGCGGAAGTTTTGTACAAGTCCGTCCATACGAAAATCTTTATGCTGCCGCCGAATTACAAGCTATATCCAGCCCACGATTACAACGGTAGAACAGTGACTACGGTGGCCGAGGAGAAGGCCTTTAATCCCAGATTAACGAAATCTCTGAATGAATTTGTTGACATAATGAGTAACCTTAACCTGCCCCGCCCAAAGATGATCG ATAAAGCAGTGCCAGCTAATAAGGTTTGCGGGCTGTACGAAGTTAACGAGAAACCATGA